In Cicer arietinum cultivar CDC Frontier isolate Library 1 chromosome 1, Cicar.CDCFrontier_v2.0, whole genome shotgun sequence, one DNA window encodes the following:
- the LOC101501223 gene encoding peroxidase P7-like — protein sequence MATFTKLFVTLSIFSLFACSTNAQLIDNFYGKTCPKLQTIVRNEMIKAIKAEARMGASILRLFFHDCFVNGCDASVLLDDTATFTGEKNAGPNKNSARGFEVIDTIKTKVEASCNGTVSCADILALATRDGVFLLGGPSWIVPLGRRDARTASQSGANSQIPGPSSDLATLIAMFKAKGLSADELTVLSGAHTIGQSECQFFRNRIYNDTNIANKFATLRKKNCPVSGGDTNLAPLDILSPTTFDNRYYFDLVAFKGLFHSDQELNNGGSQDSLVRFYSNNGPAFARDFATAMIKMGKITPLTGTKGEIRKNCRFVN from the exons ATGGCTACCTTTACCAaattatttgttactttatctattttttctctatttgcTTGTTCTACCAATGCACAActtattgataatttttatgGAAAAACTTGTCCTAAACTCCAAACCATTGTGCGTAATGAAATGATCAAAGCTATAAAAGCAGAAGCTAGAATGGGGGCTTCAATACTTCGTTTGTTCTTCCATGATTGCTTTGTCAAT GGATGCGATGCATCGGTCTTATTGGATGACACTGCCACCTTTACCGGTGAGAAAAATGCTGGACCTAACAAAAATTCAGCTAGAGGTTTCGAAGTGATTGATACCATTAAAACTAAAGTTGAAGCTTCTTGCAATGGCACTGTCTCTTGTGCTGATATTCTAGCACTTGCAACTAGAGATGGAGTTTTTCTG cTTGGAGGACCCTCATGGATAGTACCATTAGGAAGAAGAGATGCGAGAACAGCAAGCCAAAGTGGTGCCAATAGCCAAATCCCTGGGCCATCATCTGACCTTGCCACTCTCATTGCAATGTTTAAAGCCAAAGGCCTATCAGCAGATGAACTCACAGTCCTTTCTGGGGCCCACACCATAGGCCAATCAGAGTGCCAATTTTTCAGAAACCGCATTTACAATGACACCAACATAGCCAATAAATTTGCAaccttaagaaaaaaaaattgtcctgTCTCTGGTGGTGACACAAATTTGGCACCTCTTGATATTCTATCTCCAACCACATTTGATAATAGATACTATTTTGATCTTGTTGCTTTTAAGGGTCTTTTCCATTCTGATCAAGAACTTAACAATGGTGGTTCTCAAGATTCTTTGGTTAGATTTTATAGTAACAATGGTCCTGCTTTTGCTAGAGACTTTGCTACTGCTATGATCAAGATGGGTAAAATTACTCCTCTTACTGGGACTAAGGGGGAGATTAGAAAGAATTGTAGGTTTGTTAATTGA